A single window of Mustela erminea isolate mMusErm1 chromosome 4, mMusErm1.Pri, whole genome shotgun sequence DNA harbors:
- the SAYSD1 gene encoding SAYSvFN domain-containing protein 1 has product MEQRLAEFRAARKRAGLAAEPSTSSASAQTSGEKAEAATTPKAAPGWLKRFLVWKPRPASIHVQPCLAQEVARPGTSTSQPPQNTTIPLPAPRDQSFLTNVTFLKVLLWLVLLGLFVELEFGLAYFVLSLFYWMYVGTRGPEEKREGEKSAYSVFNPGCEAIQGTLTAEQFERELQLRPLEGR; this is encoded by the exons ATGGAACAGCGGTTAGCCGAGTTCCGGGCGGCCAGGAAACGGGCCGGGCTGGCGGCCGAACCTAGCACTTCAAGCGCGAGTGCACAAACCTCAGGAGAGAAGGCGGAAGCAGCTACGACTCCAAAGGCAGCCCCAGGCTGGCTAAAACGGTTCCTGGTGTGGAAACCGAGGCCTGCGAGTATCCACGTTCAGCCCTGCCTCGCTCAG GAAGTGGCTCGGCCTGGGACCAGCACATCACAGCCACCACAGAATACAACCATTCCTCTGCCAGCACCCCGGGACCAGTCTTTCCTGACCAATGTCACCTTCCTGAAGGTTCTTCTCTGGTTGGTCCTGCTGGGACTGTTTGTGGAACTGGAATTTGGCCTGGCCTATTTTGTCCTGTCCTTGTTCTACTGGATGTATGTTGGGACACGAGGCcctgaagagaagagagagggagagaagagtgcCTACTCTGTGTTCAACCCAGGCTGCGAGGCCATCCAGGGCACCCTGACTGCAGAGCAGTTTGAACGCGAGTTACAGTTGAGACCCCTGGAGGGGAGATAG